A single genomic interval of Daucus carota subsp. sativus chromosome 1, DH1 v3.0, whole genome shotgun sequence harbors:
- the LOC108222308 gene encoding protein VAPYRIN-LIKE has translation MDRLVKPDVKEVNIIFNRNQKCFATFKLSNLMHTMNVAVSLTTTNPSLLSFSNPLSIIPPLSTMCFTLMLSKPSAQPPLSSPLDTILVKSSVLPKGKATQEELRRMFLKSGSQIFKDAIIPITFVGPHVVEFLLTPAPRKLDISFLLEKAISACDESQLSLLLRAAARCGNSYFASVLIEAGADVNNRDSSKLSVMALAVQSGNADLIEILIDSGYLIDNSVDWLLHKAAAMDRVELLEVLCLSCLDINLNSADMNGRTALHVAAIYGHVEALRFLVSVGSDPDVVDCDGWTPLHCASAEGHIKAVEFLLDCLKYVKYAVTKDGQTAYALAFKKGYSKLYDMLHLGDVLHKAATTDDVEGLKSCLAKGIEVNGKDQNGWTPLHRAAFKGQIKSVKLLLSYGAKTNVVDDHGHTPLHRAVEAGHVNVAMTLIGHGAKPNMKGLKGAVPLHLECYKKHLSLVSPLGGEKERA, from the coding sequence ATGGACAGGCTTGTGAAGCCAGATGTGAAGGAAGTGAACATAATATTCAACCGAAACCAAAAATGTTTCGCCACCTTCAAGCTTAGCAATCTCATGCACACCATGAATGTTGCTGTTTCACTTACTACTACCAATCcatctcttctttctttttcaaatcCGCTGTCTATCATCCCACCTCTCTCGACTATGTGTTTCACTCTTATGTTATCTAAGCCTTCTGCTCAGCCTCCTTTATCTAGTCCTCTGGATACGATTCTAGTCAAGTCATCGGTGCTTCCCAAAGGAAAGGCTACTCAGGAGGAGCTTCGTCGTATGTTCTTGAAATCAGGGTCACAGATATTTAAGGATGCCATCATCCCCATCACCTTTGTAGGCCCTCATGTTGTCGAATTCCTCCTCACTCCTGCTCCAAGAAAGCTTGATATTTCTTTTCTTCTGGAGAAAGCAATTTCAGCCTGTGATGAATCCCAACTTTCTCTTTTACTGAGAGCTGCTGCTAGGTGTGGGAACTCCTACTTCGCTTCTgttctgattgaagctggagccGACGTGAATAATAGGGATTcaagcaagctgtctgtgatgGCACTGGCTGTTCAATCAGGAAATGCTGATCTGATTGAAATCTTGATTGATTCTGGTTACTTAATTGATAATTCTGTTGATTGGCTATTGCACAAAGCTGCAGCTATGGACCGAGTAGAATTACTGGAGGTTCTGTGTTTGAGCTGTttagatataaatttgaattcaGCTGATATGAATGGTAGAACAGCTCTTCATGTTGCTGCAATTTATGGACACGTGGAGGCTCTTCGGTTCCTTGTATCAGTGGGAAGTGATCCTGATGTTGTAGACTGTGATGGCTGGACTCCGCTTCATTGTGCTTCTGCTGAAGGACACATTAAAGCAGTTGAATTTCTGCtagattgtttaaaatatgtGAAATATGCAGTTACTAAAGATGGACAGACTGCTTATGCTCTAGCATTCAAAAAGGGGTACTCCAAATTATACGACATGTTACATTTAGGGGACGTTTTGCATAAAGCTGCAACAACAGATGATGTAGAAGGACTAAAGAGTTGTCTTGCAAAAGGTATTGAAGTGAACGGAAAGGATCAAAATGGTTGGACCCCTTTGCATAGAGCAGCATTCAAGGGCCAGATCAAGAGTGTTAAGCTTTTGCTTAGCTATGGAGCTAAGACCAATGTTGTTGATGATCATGGTCACACTCCTCTTCATCGTGCAGTTGAGGCAGGACATGTGAACGTGGCAATGACTTTGATTGGCCACGGAGCTAAGCCAAATATGAAGGGCCTAAAAGGCGCGGTTCCACTGCATTTGGAATGTTATAAGAAGCATCTGTCTCTCGTGTCTCCTTTAGGCGGGGAGAAAGAAAGAGCTTAA